The following proteins come from a genomic window of Thermoproteus sp.:
- a CDS encoding CopG family ribbon-helix-helix protein, with translation MKRFGVSLPNELAQEVDKLSRELGVTRSAIVAQAVSAFVQSYSQHLKDGHVCLGAVLSLTEGVELLSELIEQYKELIANYSHIHIGDKCVSVFVVHGDGRKIGEFLVGLSERAVKTYFTPIE, from the coding sequence GTGAAGAGGTTCGGCGTGTCGCTTCCCAACGAGCTGGCTCAAGAGGTCGATAAGCTCTCTAGAGAGCTCGGCGTCACCCGTAGTGCAATAGTGGCGCAGGCTGTCTCGGCCTTCGTCCAGTCCTATTCCCAACACCTAAAGGACGGGCATGTGTGTCTAGGCGCCGTCTTATCCCTAACAGAGGGGGTAGAGCTCCTAAGCGAATTGATTGAACAATATAAGGAGCTTATCGCTAACTACTCACATATACATATAGGTGATAAGTGCGTATCTGTGTTCGTAGTTCACGGAGACGGGAGGAAAATCGGCGAGTTCCTAGTGGGCCTTTCGGAAAGAGCCGTAAAGACGTACTTCACCCCGATAGAATAA
- a CDS encoding ParA family protein — translation MKTIAFLSGLKGGTGKTTLAVNTAVVLAYALRRKAKYPVVLIDLTPGAGTAAILLMGTYNLQNAASLSEYFEGRIIDPLQAFYLRRWQVQPEEFNVVFTFLARQAAISRRLLEALMRQIEGRLGPLVVIFDSPPAGRESAIEGLLDFVVPVTTPDMSSITTAASISRAVGGKMLRPILNMYIKDHDVTAIYGKNWPDIVREAFGEEPHIIPADPLFEVARQALEIESLKLRPEESPGLTAMLSYIRYLMTQLSI, via the coding sequence ATGAAGACCATCGCGTTCCTCTCAGGGCTCAAGGGGGGCACCGGCAAGACGACCCTAGCGGTGAATACGGCGGTCGTGTTGGCTTACGCCTTGAGGCGAAAGGCGAAATACCCTGTAGTGTTGATAGACTTGACGCCGGGGGCAGGCACCGCGGCCATATTGCTGATGGGCACCTACAACCTCCAAAATGCGGCCAGCCTATCGGAATATTTCGAGGGGAGGATAATAGATCCGCTACAAGCCTTCTACCTAAGGCGCTGGCAGGTACAGCCGGAGGAATTCAATGTGGTCTTCACGTTCTTGGCCAGACAAGCCGCAATCTCAAGAAGGCTTTTGGAGGCGCTGATGAGACAGATAGAGGGGAGGCTTGGTCCGTTAGTTGTGATCTTCGACTCGCCGCCGGCTGGGCGCGAATCGGCTATAGAGGGCCTTCTGGATTTCGTCGTTCCGGTAACCACGCCCGACATGTCGTCTATAACCACTGCGGCATCTATCTCTAGGGCTGTCGGCGGCAAGATGTTGAGGCCTATACTAAATATGTATATAAAAGATCACGACGTCACGGCGATATACGGAAAGAACTGGCCAGATATAGTCAGGGAGGCGTTCGGCGAGGAGCCCCACATAATACCGGCCGACCCGCTCTTTGAAGTCGCCAGGCAGGCTTTAGAGATAGAATCGTTGAAATTAAGGCCTGAGGAGTCGCCGGGCCTGACGGCTATGCTCTCGTATATACGCTACTTAATGACACAGCTCTCTATTTGA
- a CDS encoding MoaD/ThiS family protein, with product MVKVVLEGVLVNLAGKRELEVEASTVGELLEKLKEYPKLYERIKRGRGLSPDIYIAVNDVDVKLLSGLDTGLKEGDVVLILAYIHGG from the coding sequence GTGGTGAAGGTGGTTCTGGAGGGCGTCTTGGTGAACCTAGCGGGTAAGAGGGAACTCGAAGTCGAGGCGTCTACAGTCGGGGAGCTCCTAGAGAAGTTGAAAGAATATCCGAAACTATATGAGAGGATAAAGAGGGGGAGGGGCCTCTCGCCCGATATATACATAGCGGTAAACGACGTGGACGTCAAGCTCCTATCGGGGTTGGATACGGGACTGAAGGAGGGAGATGTCGTCCTCATCCTGGCCTATATACACGGAGGTTGA
- a CDS encoding (Fe-S)-binding protein codes for MEDWIRSLRGIILDNLRRNGMPLPIDRAICNRWTSGLAEGGKRVLYTSCMYQLAPLIAKAVDLLQKVGASSGGLRARLAAAGAKLFGGLALKPSEEETRRAENILRNIAAMLAKSGVQFGVLKDEPYSGALLYELGFEDDFASYAKEVYRYFKERGVEEVITVDPHTHYTLERLYPKYVDGFDLKVVSYMDLVRPSKAVVNRVVIHDSCLYARFLDKYDTYRRLLDSVGVVHIEDPYITGKAYSGCCGGPVESVRPDVASEVAKIRVKQLSRLSDVVVTVCPICYVNLSRAASGLKMYDLAEVIS; via the coding sequence ATGGAGGACTGGATCCGTTCGCTTAGGGGAATAATCCTAGACAACCTAAGGCGTAATGGGATGCCGCTACCTATAGATAGGGCGATCTGCAATAGATGGACCTCCGGTCTGGCCGAAGGGGGGAAGAGGGTGTTGTACACCTCCTGTATGTACCAACTGGCCCCGTTAATAGCGAAAGCCGTAGATCTGCTACAAAAGGTCGGGGCGAGCTCGGGCGGCTTGAGGGCGAGGCTGGCGGCCGCTGGGGCGAAACTCTTCGGTGGGCTCGCGCTTAAGCCCTCCGAGGAGGAGACCAGGAGGGCTGAGAACATCTTAAGGAATATAGCCGCGATGTTGGCTAAATCCGGCGTCCAGTTCGGCGTGTTGAAGGACGAGCCCTACTCGGGCGCCCTCCTCTACGAACTGGGCTTCGAAGACGACTTCGCATCTTACGCCAAAGAGGTGTATAGATACTTCAAGGAGCGCGGCGTCGAGGAGGTCATAACGGTGGACCCCCATACCCACTACACCCTGGAGAGGCTGTACCCCAAATACGTAGATGGGTTCGACCTAAAGGTAGTGAGCTATATGGACCTCGTAAGGCCCTCCAAAGCCGTAGTGAATAGGGTGGTGATCCACGACTCCTGCCTCTACGCCCGGTTCCTCGATAAATACGACACATATAGGCGCCTATTGGACTCGGTCGGCGTGGTCCACATAGAGGACCCCTACATCACCGGCAAGGCGTATTCCGGCTGTTGCGGCGGCCCCGTGGAATCTGTCAGACCCGACGTGGCCAGCGAAGTCGCTAAGATACGCGTGAAACAGCTGTCCAGACTGTCCGACGTAGTTGTGACTGTTTGTCCCATATGTTATGTAAATCTATCTCGGGCGGCCTCGGGGCTTAAGATGTACGATCTCGCCGAGGTCATATCGTGA
- a CDS encoding (Fe-S)-binding protein yields the protein MIEEIERCARCGFCEAVCPTYNAFRTRHMGPRGRLQMALLVYTDGNKSRYVVESIETCLRCRACELVCPASIRIVDVITQARAILHGRAQKIPR from the coding sequence GTGATCGAAGAAATAGAGCGTTGCGCTAGATGTGGCTTCTGCGAGGCCGTCTGCCCCACATATAACGCCTTTAGGACGAGGCACATGGGGCCTCGCGGGAGGCTACAGATGGCCCTCCTCGTCTATACCGACGGTAATAAGTCCAGATATGTGGTCGAGAGCATAGAGACTTGTCTTAGGTGTAGGGCGTGCGAGCTCGTATGTCCCGCCTCTATTAGGATAGTCGACGTCATAACGCAAGCTAGGGCGATCCTACATGGACGTGCCCAGAAAATTCCTAGATGA
- a CDS encoding phosphate uptake regulator PhoU: MEIRKLIRIGERSYGITLPREWVESNQLKVGSPIKILTESNKILILPATAEKTAITAKIQEKDVETALRDVIAYYIEGADEIEIESDEISALVSRIEGKLPGVVALESEGKLKLRIVTKEDVNVDEVVRSMYTTVSAMFHLFLDFIKDSNEESAQELLRMDDQLDRLYFLSLRIIKKNIYQNPQGFVDYVIVVKNLEHMGDALDRATNYLKQNKVACQKELVERFEALQKYAEDAAKAFLEDRHEGALKTILERESIFKRILALSTCEGAAPVMHEAMLITALAADIAEAAYSKHVRRGT, translated from the coding sequence ATGGAGATTAGAAAGTTAATTAGGATAGGCGAGAGGTCGTATGGGATCACCCTCCCTAGAGAGTGGGTAGAATCCAATCAATTGAAGGTCGGCTCTCCTATAAAGATACTTACTGAGTCCAACAAAATACTCATATTGCCAGCGACCGCCGAGAAGACAGCCATTACGGCTAAAATACAGGAGAAGGACGTAGAGACCGCCTTGAGGGACGTGATAGCGTACTACATAGAGGGGGCCGACGAGATAGAAATAGAGTCTGATGAAATATCGGCACTAGTCAGCAGGATAGAGGGCAAACTGCCTGGCGTGGTCGCATTAGAATCTGAGGGCAAATTAAAACTCCGTATAGTCACCAAGGAGGACGTAAACGTAGATGAGGTGGTCAGAAGTATGTATACTACAGTCTCGGCTATGTTCCATTTGTTTCTAGACTTCATAAAGGATTCCAACGAGGAGAGCGCCCAGGAGCTTCTACGTATGGACGACCAGCTGGATAGGCTCTACTTCTTATCTTTGAGGATAATAAAGAAGAATATCTACCAAAATCCACAAGGCTTTGTGGATTATGTGATAGTAGTCAAAAATCTAGAACATATGGGCGATGCGCTAGATAGAGCCACTAACTACCTCAAACAGAACAAAGTGGCTTGCCAGAAGGAGCTTGTGGAGAGGTTCGAGGCCCTACAGAAGTACGCAGAAGATGCGGCCAAGGCGTTTCTCGAAGACCGACATGAGGGGGCCCTAAAGACTATACTAGAGAGGGAGTCCATTTTTAAGAGGATCTTGGCCTTGTCTACATGCGAGGGGGCGGCTCCTGTGATGCACGAAGCCATGTTGATCACAGCGCTGGCGGCAGATATAGCGGAGGCAGCGTACTCGAAGCACGTACGTCGAGGAACATAG
- the ribC gene encoding riboflavin synthase, with protein sequence MDCIGVVDTTFARVDMASEAIDEIKNLAPDVEIKRVTVPGIKNTIWGAKRLIKEGCSALLVLGWVGPSLTDKLSYLAMSIGLIELQIHEDVLILDVTVHEDEAAGEKELRAIAIDRARKHARNLVALLRGDLSRFAGMGLRQGRPDVGPII encoded by the coding sequence ATGGACTGTATAGGCGTGGTGGATACCACTTTCGCCAGAGTCGACATGGCTTCAGAGGCCATCGACGAGATAAAGAACCTAGCCCCAGACGTGGAGATCAAAAGGGTTACAGTCCCCGGCATCAAGAATACAATCTGGGGCGCCAAGAGGCTTATAAAAGAGGGGTGTTCAGCCCTTCTCGTGTTGGGCTGGGTCGGACCCAGCCTTACGGATAAACTAAGCTATCTGGCTATGTCCATAGGTCTCATAGAGCTACAAATACATGAGGACGTCCTCATATTAGACGTCACAGTACATGAAGACGAAGCGGCAGGAGAAAAAGAGCTTAGAGCGATCGCCATAGATAGGGCCAGAAAACACGCCAGAAACCTAGTGGCGTTGCTACGCGGCGATTTGTCGAGATTTGCTGGCATGGGGCTGAGACAGGGGAGGCCCGATGTGGGGCCTATAATATAG
- a CDS encoding DUF1614 domain-containing protein — protein sequence MGRIVFSPPFTGIIGAIYALLALLLLPSYLAGLAAVLRTLGVGFAMSVLVASASTFLSLLLSPFHIVIYTARRKIYYPALSVIYIFGMPIPIPQLAFHEEVARLAVNVGGALIPLALSTYMLTRLPPIYALGAVAASLATSLVVYRLSRVVPGVGVVTPGFIPPIIAFLFSLWAGHLTPAVAYIVGVYGTLLGADIYNIKKILTQMPPLASIGGAGVWDGVYLTGILAATLGLFFR from the coding sequence GTGGGCCGTATTGTATTCTCGCCCCCATTTACTGGAATTATCGGGGCGATATACGCCCTCCTCGCCCTATTGTTACTTCCCTCCTATCTGGCCGGACTGGCCGCCGTATTGAGGACGTTGGGCGTGGGCTTCGCCATGTCCGTGTTGGTCGCATCGGCATCTACCTTCCTAAGCCTTTTATTAAGCCCATTCCACATAGTGATATATACGGCCAGGAGGAAAATCTACTATCCAGCCTTAAGCGTAATATATATTTTCGGCATGCCTATACCGATACCCCAGCTCGCCTTCCACGAGGAGGTAGCGAGGCTGGCAGTGAACGTAGGAGGCGCCTTAATACCCCTCGCCCTCTCTACCTACATGTTGACAAGGTTGCCGCCGATCTACGCCCTAGGCGCCGTCGCCGCATCTCTAGCCACCTCGCTGGTGGTATATCGCCTAAGTAGAGTAGTCCCGGGCGTGGGGGTCGTCACGCCGGGCTTCATACCCCCCATCATCGCCTTTCTCTTCTCGCTTTGGGCCGGCCATTTAACTCCAGCAGTGGCGTATATAGTAGGAGTCTACGGCACCCTCCTGGGCGCCGATATCTACAACATAAAGAAGATATTGACGCAAATGCCCCCCTTGGCCTCCATCGGAGGGGCAGGGGTCTGGGACGGCGTATATCTGACAGGAATACTAGCCGCTACATTGGGCCTATTTTTCAGGTGA
- the dcd gene encoding dCTP deaminase — MILAGDEIKRLISLGRLSIEPLRDDAIRENGVDLRIGREYAIYAYEGAAIRPCDLAEGEARRHFRVVRDAEEIVIPPRNFVLLTTEEYVKMPNDVAGLANLRSTLARYGLVIPPTVVDAGFEGNITIEVVNESPNAIVLKPGLRFLHLILVKTEGSAKYLGAYLGQRGVTPPKGLKAEC, encoded by the coding sequence ATGATACTGGCCGGCGACGAGATTAAACGCTTAATCTCGTTGGGGAGGCTCTCCATAGAGCCCCTTAGGGACGACGCGATAAGGGAGAACGGCGTTGACCTCCGTATAGGTCGGGAGTACGCCATATATGCCTACGAGGGGGCCGCCATAAGGCCTTGCGATCTGGCCGAAGGCGAGGCCCGCAGGCACTTCAGAGTGGTTAGAGACGCCGAGGAGATAGTCATACCGCCGAGGAACTTCGTCCTCCTAACCACCGAGGAGTACGTCAAGATGCCCAACGACGTGGCGGGCCTAGCCAACCTCCGCTCGACTCTGGCCAGATACGGGCTGGTCATACCGCCGACAGTAGTCGACGCAGGCTTCGAAGGCAATATAACCATAGAGGTCGTCAACGAGTCGCCCAACGCCATAGTCCTCAAGCCCGGCCTCCGCTTCCTCCACCTAATCCTAGTCAAGACCGAAGGCTCGGCGAAGTACCTAGGCGCCTATCTGGGCCAGAGGGGCGTCACGCCGCCGAAGGGGCTCAAGGCCGAGTGTTAG
- a CDS encoding DNA-binding protein, translated as MEVCEILGRYLAKLVEGARGNVVSFTVGDVSRWSEEKYRTTRSVTLRVAAICEALLAQGLLEKIGKKYILRRGSPLWEAAAKNDEKAVCDIVRHAIIVTERT; from the coding sequence GTGGAAGTCTGCGAGATACTTGGGCGATACCTCGCCAAGTTGGTGGAGGGAGCTAGAGGTAATGTAGTCAGCTTCACCGTTGGGGATGTGTCTAGGTGGTCCGAGGAGAAGTATAGGACTACCCGCTCTGTTACGCTTAGAGTGGCTGCGATATGTGAAGCGTTGCTGGCTCAGGGGCTCTTGGAGAAAATAGGCAAGAAGTACATCTTACGCCGCGGCTCGCCGCTTTGGGAGGCGGCAGCCAAGAACGACGAAAAGGCCGTCTGTGACATAGTGAGGCACGCGATTATTGTAACCGAGAGAACTTAA
- a CDS encoding HAD hydrolase family protein → MKYKAVVFDVDGVLTTFRSAWRRLHVILGIDAELNRALYERGYIDYADWAVADAAMWRGTPRYIAESLFKPREGFDELCKTLGRFPIYKMAVSAGVGYTRRLSNCFDEFYVNDLVYDGDVVAGISVAVTNTNKAEVAREALARRGISLEEAVAIGDSETDLPLLERAGFSIAFNPTSREVEKAADVVLRSQKLYVLTRYLLSLLSDK, encoded by the coding sequence ATGAAGTACAAGGCGGTGGTCTTCGACGTCGACGGCGTATTGACCACCTTCCGGTCCGCCTGGAGACGGCTACATGTGATATTGGGGATCGACGCCGAGCTCAATAGAGCCCTCTATGAGCGCGGCTATATCGACTACGCCGATTGGGCAGTCGCCGATGCCGCCATGTGGAGAGGGACGCCGAGATACATTGCCGAGTCTCTCTTCAAACCGAGGGAGGGGTTCGACGAGCTCTGCAAGACGTTGGGGCGTTTCCCCATATATAAGATGGCCGTATCTGCCGGCGTCGGCTACACGAGGAGGCTCTCCAACTGTTTTGACGAGTTTTATGTTAATGATTTGGTTTATGATGGCGACGTCGTGGCGGGAATATCTGTGGCGGTCACCAACACCAATAAGGCCGAAGTGGCGCGGGAGGCCTTAGCGAGACGCGGTATTTCCTTAGAGGAGGCTGTAGCCATCGGAGACAGCGAGACCGACTTACCGCTGTTGGAGCGGGCTGGGTTCTCCATAGCCTTCAACCCCACGAGCAGAGAGGTAGAAAAGGCGGCAGATGTAGTGCTCCGGTCGCAGAAGCTATATGTTTTGACCAGATATTTATTGAGTCTACTTTCAGATAAGTAG
- a CDS encoding Xaa-Pro peptidase family protein, producing the protein MLVLTSPVNIYYFSGVKLETYERFAALILCKDRAIFVVPKLDEGRVPRPSYTYADGEDPAGALRRAVQDCGGGEIEVDGSTTLRAWEVFRRALGEVKYRIADGYIYERRAVKRPDEVEKIAEAARRIKRVIDEISAELSQGISEREAAARIYLKLVEEGLEPGPILVQFGENTALPHQGPTERKLREGDVVIIDVTAAYMGYYGDITRTFAFRAPPRGFEEVYEAVLEAQRAAISAVRPGRRAGEVDEASRAALRARGLDGYFIHRTGHGLGLEFHEAPNIAPGGNYVLRTGNVFTIEPGVYLPGRFGVRIEDDIVVEESGGRVL; encoded by the coding sequence ATGCTCGTCTTGACGTCCCCCGTAAACATATACTATTTCTCTGGCGTGAAGCTTGAGACCTACGAGAGATTCGCCGCGCTTATACTCTGCAAGGACAGGGCGATCTTCGTCGTGCCTAAACTAGACGAGGGGAGGGTGCCGAGGCCCTCCTATACGTACGCCGACGGCGAGGACCCGGCCGGAGCCTTGAGGAGGGCAGTACAGGATTGCGGCGGAGGCGAAATAGAAGTCGACGGATCGACGACGCTTAGGGCATGGGAGGTGTTCAGAAGGGCGCTCGGCGAGGTGAAGTACAGAATCGCGGACGGCTATATATATGAGAGGAGGGCCGTCAAGAGGCCAGACGAAGTGGAGAAGATAGCCGAGGCCGCCAGGAGGATCAAAAGGGTCATCGACGAAATCAGCGCCGAGCTTTCACAAGGAATTTCGGAAAGAGAGGCGGCTGCCCGTATATACTTGAAGCTAGTCGAAGAGGGGCTCGAGCCGGGGCCCATATTGGTGCAGTTTGGAGAAAACACCGCGCTGCCGCACCAAGGCCCCACCGAGAGGAAATTGAGGGAGGGCGACGTAGTCATAATAGATGTCACGGCGGCCTATATGGGCTATTACGGCGACATAACGCGTACCTTCGCCTTTAGGGCCCCGCCGAGGGGCTTCGAAGAGGTATATGAGGCGGTCTTAGAGGCCCAGAGAGCCGCAATTTCTGCCGTCAGGCCTGGGAGGAGGGCCGGCGAGGTGGACGAGGCCTCAAGGGCCGCGTTGAGGGCCAGAGGCCTCGACGGCTACTTCATCCATAGGACGGGCCACGGGCTGGGCCTAGAGTTCCACGAGGCGCCGAATATAGCCCCTGGCGGCAATTACGTGTTGAGGACCGGCAACGTCTTCACCATAGAGCCTGGAGTCTACCTGCCGGGCCGATTCGGCGTGAGGATAGAAGACGACATAGTCGTCGAGGAGAGTGGCGGCAGAGTGCTCTAA
- a CDS encoding MGMT family protein, which yields MLCSRYGPASLALKGGRIYLVNKCDKYVELEEFIKYVKIDPAHPLTRLLGIRRGSATSYKVLATTLRLHPRAVGRLLAENPYPVVLPCHRVVRSDRSLGGFSYGLELKRALLAYEGVEFCGEKVCRLSAVEDVGDLEEALLRSLGLR from the coding sequence ATGTTGTGTAGCAGATACGGCCCTGCGTCTCTAGCCCTAAAGGGCGGGAGGATATATCTGGTAAATAAGTGCGATAAATACGTCGAACTTGAAGAATTCATAAAGTACGTGAAGATAGACCCAGCCCACCCGTTGACACGACTGCTGGGCATACGGCGCGGCTCTGCGACCTCCTACAAGGTACTCGCTACGACGTTGAGGCTCCATCCCAGGGCGGTGGGCCGGCTCCTCGCAGAAAATCCATACCCTGTGGTCCTCCCCTGCCATAGGGTGGTCCGCTCCGACAGATCTCTCGGCGGGTTCTCCTACGGCTTAGAGCTCAAGCGGGCCCTACTGGCATATGAGGGAGTTGAATTTTGCGGCGAGAAGGTCTGCCGCCTCTCGGCGGTCGAGGATGTGGGAGACTTGGAGGAGGCTCTATTGAGGAGTTTGGGGCTCCGTTGA
- a CDS encoding M67 family metallopeptidase codes for MDVPRKFLDEARRRCTPREECAALLFGAGGRVELWTWLENVAGSPYEFKLRPEDVYKAIVDFEKFGAELIAIFHTHLGPPTPSPIDLKYMRLWPVVWMILDIYTGEVKAWRLRDAQLESVNINILE; via the coding sequence ATGGACGTGCCCAGAAAATTCCTAGATGAGGCCAGGAGGCGTTGTACGCCCCGCGAAGAGTGCGCCGCGTTGTTGTTCGGCGCGGGGGGCCGAGTGGAGTTGTGGACGTGGCTCGAAAACGTAGCTGGGAGCCCCTACGAGTTCAAATTGAGGCCTGAGGATGTCTATAAGGCTATTGTGGACTTCGAGAAGTTCGGAGCAGAATTGATCGCGATATTCCACACACATCTAGGCCCGCCGACCCCGAGCCCAATCGACTTGAAGTACATGAGGCTGTGGCCCGTCGTGTGGATGATCTTAGATATATATACCGGCGAGGTTAAGGCCTGGCGGCTTAGAGACGCACAGTTAGAGTCAGTAAATATAAACATATTGGAATGA
- a CDS encoding ferredoxin encodes MVVRVKIDRQKCVVAHFCLFYAPTVFMPTLPEGKPAVIDQFRLNGKADEGIVPDSLYEAVKEAERHCPSGAIKVYRE; translated from the coding sequence ATGGTTGTCAGGGTAAAAATAGACCGACAGAAGTGCGTAGTGGCCCATTTCTGCCTCTTTTACGCCCCAACTGTCTTCATGCCAACTTTACCTGAAGGCAAGCCGGCGGTAATAGATCAATTCAGACTTAACGGCAAAGCCGATGAGGGTATAGTGCCCGACTCGCTCTACGAAGCCGTCAAAGAGGCAGAGAGGCACTGCCCCTCAGGCGCCATTAAGGTCTATAGGGAGTAA